A genome region from Pseudomonas anguilliseptica includes the following:
- a CDS encoding HlyD family type I secretion periplasmic adaptor subunit, whose product MSAKRDLINRYRQAWRHSWQNRKAMDAPARLNHEVQFLPAALALQEQPVHPAPRYTQWTIMAFAALTLLWACVGEIDVVATASGKIVPSGKSKVIQPSEVAVVKAIHVYDGQQVKVGDLLIELDTSMTGADVERLNSDLLAAQVDSARAQALLDAIQHNRAPASLAQLIPQASAEQQLAAQRWLQGQYLELQSTLEQSAAAIEQRSAEIQAAQSTVASLELSLPITRELAADYKRLLDKQFVAKHAYLEKEQIRLDQERELSIQQSRVRELSAAKKAAQSQQNSVIAQTRRAMLDLQHESQQRAAALTQELKKAQQRDSLMRLTAPVDGTVQQLAIHTNGGVVTEAQPLMVIVPSDQPVEVEAMLENKDIGFVRPGQTVEIKVETFSFTKYGVVDGTVVSISNDAIEDERLGLVYSARIQLKKNTIQVGENLIALSPGMAVRAEVKTDKRKVIDYFLSPLQQHTAESLSER is encoded by the coding sequence ATGAGCGCCAAACGCGACTTGATCAACCGCTACCGTCAGGCCTGGCGACACTCCTGGCAGAACCGCAAAGCCATGGATGCACCGGCGCGGCTAAACCACGAGGTGCAATTCCTGCCGGCTGCTTTGGCTTTGCAAGAACAGCCGGTGCATCCAGCGCCACGTTATACCCAATGGACCATTATGGCTTTTGCCGCCTTAACTCTGTTATGGGCCTGTGTGGGCGAAATCGATGTGGTCGCCACAGCCAGCGGCAAGATTGTGCCCAGCGGTAAGAGCAAGGTTATCCAGCCCAGCGAAGTAGCGGTGGTCAAAGCCATTCATGTATACGACGGGCAACAGGTCAAAGTCGGTGACCTACTGATTGAACTGGACACCAGCATGACCGGTGCCGATGTCGAGCGCCTGAACAGCGACCTGCTCGCCGCCCAGGTCGACAGCGCACGCGCCCAAGCACTGCTCGATGCCATTCAGCACAACAGAGCCCCGGCAAGCTTGGCGCAACTAATCCCCCAGGCCAGCGCTGAACAGCAACTGGCGGCGCAACGCTGGCTACAGGGCCAGTACTTGGAACTGCAAAGCACGCTGGAGCAAAGCGCGGCTGCCATCGAACAGCGCAGTGCGGAGATCCAGGCCGCACAAAGCACGGTGGCTTCACTTGAGTTAAGTCTGCCGATCACCCGTGAGCTCGCTGCTGACTACAAGCGTCTGCTCGACAAACAGTTTGTCGCAAAACACGCCTACCTTGAAAAGGAACAAATCCGCCTCGACCAGGAGCGTGAGTTGAGCATCCAGCAGTCACGAGTACGCGAGCTCAGTGCTGCGAAAAAAGCTGCGCAGAGCCAGCAGAATAGCGTGATCGCCCAGACCCGCCGCGCCATGCTCGACTTGCAACATGAATCTCAACAACGCGCCGCTGCACTCACCCAAGAACTGAAAAAGGCCCAGCAGCGCGACAGTTTGATGCGCCTGACTGCGCCGGTAGACGGCACCGTGCAGCAATTGGCCATTCATACCAATGGCGGCGTAGTCACTGAAGCCCAGCCATTGATGGTCATTGTCCCCAGTGACCAGCCAGTGGAAGTGGAAGCCATGCTGGAGAACAAAGACATTGGCTTTGTAAGGCCAGGGCAAACCGTAGAGATCAAAGTCGAGACGTTTAGCTTTACCAAGTACGGCGTGGTGGACGGCACTGTGGTCAGCATTTCCAACGATGCCATCGAAGACGAACGCTTAGGGCTGGTTTACAGCGCGCGGATACAGCTTAAGAAGAACACGATCCAGGTGGGTGAGAATCTGATCGCGTTATCACCGGGCATGGCGGTTAGGGCGGAAGTGAAAACAGATAAGAGGAAGGTGATCGACTACTTCCTTAGCCCACTCCAACAGCACACGGCAGAAAGTTTAAGCGAGCGATGA
- a CDS encoding IS30 family transposase, protein MSYSELSVEERATIQIGHAQGFSLRKIAHLINRSPSTISRELRRNREVCGRYSARAAQQQMRARRQVCRPKRKLLPGSERFELVTHMLRERLSPEQIAGKLRSMNIPSLRDAYVCRETIYTAIYALPVGELRKELIICLRQSKTTRRPRSGGVDRRGQLPELVSIHVRPPEIEDRLMPGHWEGDLIKGKANASSVGTLVERTSGYLMLIKMNDATATSAMEGFSAALNRMPLAMRKSMTYDQGREMARHAEITQRTGIAIYFCDPHSPWQRGSNENINGLIRQYLPKGTDLSGHSQEQLDAIALQLNMRPRKRFDFKCPIEVMSEVMQEAMAMRHDAPASIQ, encoded by the coding sequence ATGTCTTATTCCGAACTCAGCGTTGAAGAGCGCGCCACTATTCAAATCGGTCATGCCCAAGGCTTTAGCCTGCGCAAGATTGCCCACCTGATCAACCGATCCCCCTCGACTATCAGTCGCGAGTTGCGCCGTAATCGAGAGGTCTGCGGTCGTTACTCGGCCCGTGCGGCGCAGCAGCAGATGAGAGCCCGGCGCCAAGTCTGCCGGCCCAAGCGAAAGCTGCTGCCCGGTAGTGAACGCTTCGAGTTGGTGACCCATATGCTGCGTGAGCGTTTGTCTCCCGAGCAGATTGCCGGCAAGCTGCGCAGCATGAACATACCCAGCCTCAGAGATGCCTACGTCTGTCGCGAGACGATCTATACCGCGATCTATGCCTTGCCGGTCGGCGAGCTGCGTAAGGAGCTGATTATCTGCCTGCGCCAAAGCAAGACGACGCGCAGGCCGCGCTCTGGCGGCGTGGATCGACGTGGCCAGCTCCCGGAGCTGGTCAGTATTCACGTGCGCCCGCCGGAGATTGAAGACCGCCTGATGCCGGGCCACTGGGAGGGCGACCTTATCAAGGGCAAGGCCAACGCCTCGTCGGTCGGCACCTTGGTAGAACGCACCAGTGGCTACCTGATGCTGATCAAGATGAACGATGCGACGGCGACCTCGGCGATGGAAGGTTTCAGCGCCGCACTCAATCGTATGCCGCTGGCGATGCGTAAGAGCATGACCTACGACCAGGGCCGGGAGATGGCGCGGCACGCCGAGATCACCCAGAGAACCGGCATAGCGATCTACTTCTGCGACCCACACAGCCCCTGGCAGCGCGGCAGCAACGAAAACATCAACGGCCTCATTCGCCAGTACCTGCCCAAGGGCACAGACTTGTCGGGACACAGCCAAGAACAGTTGGATGCCATTGCACTGCAACTGAATATGCGGCCGCGTAAGCGCTTCGACTTCAAGTGCCCGATCGAAGTCATGAGCGAAGTAATGCAAGAAGCCATGGCTATGCGGCATGATGCGCCAGCGTCAATTCAATAA
- the tnpB gene encoding IS66 family insertion sequence element accessory protein TnpB (TnpB, as the term is used for proteins encoded by IS66 family insertion elements, is considered an accessory protein, since TnpC, encoded by a neighboring gene, is a DDE family transposase.), whose amino-acid sequence MLSSNFFLEPAVMMRPDAKVEKVYLYPKPVDFRKSIDGLAALVELDIKVAVFDPVLFVFLNRARSRVKILYWERNGFCLWLKRLEAERFKSHPEPGEDAIVLTAQELNWLLDGIDLWRNRPHQVLTPRFVT is encoded by the coding sequence ATGCTGAGCTCCAATTTCTTTCTGGAGCCAGCCGTCATGATGCGCCCCGACGCCAAAGTCGAAAAAGTCTATCTATACCCCAAGCCGGTGGATTTCCGAAAATCCATCGATGGCCTGGCCGCCCTGGTCGAGCTGGATATCAAGGTGGCGGTGTTCGACCCGGTGCTGTTCGTCTTCCTCAACCGCGCGCGCAGCCGGGTGAAGATTTTGTATTGGGAGCGCAACGGCTTTTGCCTGTGGCTCAAGCGATTGGAGGCTGAACGCTTCAAGTCGCATCCGGAACCTGGCGAAGATGCGATCGTGCTGACGGCCCAGGAGTTGAACTGGTTGTTGGACGGTATCGACCTGTGGCGCAACCGGCCGCACCAGGTTTTGACCCCTAGGTTCGTCACCTGA
- the tnpC gene encoding IS66 family transposase, whose protein sequence is MISVPETLPDDPAALKQLLAEVLSSAQELAKDKDGQIERLREQNALLIQRLFGRKSEQSSDPDSPQLEMFNEAESLAEAAAEAPAAEVEEEVVAPTKCRGKRKPLPAELPRVEVIHELPEHELTCECGCRKQAIGEETSEQLEIIPMQVQVIRHVRKTYACKACESAPVTADKPAQLIEKRLASPSVLAMLLTSKYADGIPLYRFEKMLSRHGIDIPRQTLARWVIQCGELLQPLLNLMRDRLLDSPVIHCDETRVQVLKEPGRDPSSHSWMWVQTGGPPGKPVILFDYTTSRAQEVPLRLLDGYRGYLMTDDYAGYNAVAAQQGVERLACWAHARRKFVEAQKVQPKGKTGRADIALGMINKLYGIERELKDASDEQRYRGRQQHSLPLLDQLKTWLEKTQPQVTAQNALGKAVNYLASNWSRLERYIEAGHLPIDNNAAERAIRPFVIGRKNWLFSDTPKGATASAQLYSLVETAKTNGQEPYAWLRHVLERLPLANSVEAYEALLPWNCQPTTPL, encoded by the coding sequence ATGATTTCTGTGCCCGAAACCCTTCCTGATGACCCCGCCGCGCTCAAGCAATTGCTCGCTGAGGTGTTGTCGTCGGCGCAGGAATTGGCCAAGGACAAGGATGGGCAGATCGAGCGCCTGCGCGAACAAAACGCGCTGTTGATCCAGCGCCTGTTCGGCCGTAAATCCGAGCAGAGCAGCGACCCGGATTCACCGCAGCTAGAGATGTTCAACGAAGCGGAAAGCCTGGCCGAAGCGGCGGCTGAAGCTCCGGCCGCTGAGGTCGAGGAAGAAGTCGTTGCGCCGACCAAGTGCCGCGGCAAGCGCAAGCCGTTACCGGCCGAACTACCGCGTGTCGAGGTCATCCACGAACTGCCCGAACACGAACTGACCTGCGAATGCGGTTGCCGCAAGCAGGCCATCGGCGAAGAAACCAGCGAGCAGCTGGAAATCATCCCGATGCAGGTTCAGGTGATCCGCCACGTTCGCAAGACCTATGCCTGCAAGGCCTGCGAAAGCGCGCCGGTCACCGCTGACAAACCGGCCCAACTGATCGAGAAAAGGCTGGCCAGCCCGAGCGTGCTGGCGATGCTGCTGACCAGCAAATACGCCGACGGCATCCCACTGTATCGCTTCGAAAAGATGCTCAGTCGCCATGGCATCGACATCCCCCGGCAGACCCTGGCGCGCTGGGTGATCCAGTGCGGCGAACTGCTACAACCGTTGCTCAACCTGATGCGCGACAGGCTGCTGGACAGTCCGGTGATCCACTGCGATGAAACCCGCGTGCAGGTGCTCAAGGAGCCTGGGCGCGATCCGAGCAGCCACTCCTGGATGTGGGTGCAGACCGGTGGCCCGCCTGGCAAACCGGTGATCCTCTTCGACTACACAACCAGCCGCGCGCAGGAGGTGCCGCTGCGCCTGCTCGACGGTTATCGCGGCTACCTGATGACCGACGATTACGCCGGCTACAACGCCGTGGCCGCACAACAAGGTGTTGAGCGCCTGGCCTGCTGGGCGCATGCGCGGCGCAAGTTCGTCGAAGCGCAAAAGGTGCAACCGAAGGGCAAAACCGGGCGTGCCGACATCGCGTTGGGGATGATCAACAAGCTCTACGGCATCGAGCGCGAACTTAAGGATGCCAGCGATGAACAGCGCTACCGGGGCCGCCAGCAGCACAGCCTACCGCTCCTCGATCAGCTCAAGACCTGGCTGGAGAAAACCCAGCCGCAGGTCACGGCGCAGAATGCCCTGGGCAAAGCAGTGAACTACCTGGCGAGCAACTGGAGCCGACTCGAACGCTACATCGAGGCTGGCCACCTGCCGATCGATAACAACGCTGCCGAGCGCGCGATCCGGCCCTTCGTCATAGGTCGCAAGAACTGGCTGTTCAGCGACACGCCGAAAGGCGCGACCGCCAGCGCCCAACTCTACAGCCTGGTGGAAACCGCCAAGACCAATGGCCAGGAGCCCTACGCCTGGCTGCGCCATGTCCTCGAACGCCTGCCGCTGGCCAACAGCGTTGAAGCCTACGAAGCGCTGCTGCCTTGGAACTGCCAACCAACGACGCCACTGTAA
- a CDS encoding REP-associated tyrosine transposase: protein MARPLRIEFAGALYHVTSRGDGREDIYLSDHDRELFLSVFGEVCQRFNWHCHAYCLMSNHYHLLIETPDANLAQGMRQLNGVYTQRFNQAQSRVGHVFQGRYKAILVEKDSYLLELSRYIVLNPVRARMVRTAQDWPWSSYRATAGFFEAPRWLTVNWMLSAFGSYLSDAVTGYKLFIAEGKEQPSPWEQLKNQIYLGSDQFVSTMQAKIEADQELSEIPSSQRRPMPKPLDWYEKSGATRDDAVKSAYASGGYTMKEIGNYFGLHYSRVSRIIAKAKGKT from the coding sequence TTGGCCCGTCCCCTACGAATTGAATTTGCCGGTGCGCTCTATCACGTAACGTCTCGTGGAGATGGGCGTGAAGATATTTACTTGTCTGATCATGACAGAGAGCTTTTTTTGTCTGTTTTTGGTGAGGTGTGCCAGCGGTTTAATTGGCATTGCCATGCTTACTGTTTGATGAGTAATCATTACCACCTACTTATTGAAACGCCAGATGCGAATCTTGCACAAGGTATGCGTCAGCTTAATGGTGTTTATACGCAGCGTTTCAACCAAGCGCAGAGTCGGGTAGGGCACGTCTTTCAAGGGCGTTATAAAGCCATTCTGGTTGAGAAAGATAGTTATTTGCTGGAGCTGTCGCGTTATATCGTCTTGAATCCCGTCAGAGCCCGGATGGTACGCACCGCTCAGGACTGGCCCTGGAGTAGTTATCGTGCAACAGCCGGCTTTTTCGAGGCGCCGCGATGGTTAACCGTTAACTGGATGCTATCGGCCTTCGGCTCGTACTTATCTGATGCTGTAACGGGCTATAAGCTGTTCATCGCAGAAGGGAAGGAGCAACCTTCGCCATGGGAGCAGCTAAAAAATCAAATTTATTTAGGTTCAGATCAATTTGTCTCAACAATGCAGGCAAAAATAGAGGCCGATCAAGAGCTCAGCGAAATACCCTCATCGCAAAGGCGCCCGATGCCCAAGCCGCTGGATTGGTACGAAAAGTCAGGCGCCACACGTGATGATGCCGTGAAGTCAGCTTACGCAAGTGGCGGCTACACCATGAAGGAAATAGGCAATTACTTTGGTCTGCATTATTCGCGTGTAAGCAGAATAATAGCGAAGGCAAAAGGCAAGACCTGA
- the tnpC gene encoding IS66 family transposase, which yields MISVPETLPDDPAALKQLLAEVLSSAQELAKDKDGQIERLREQNALLIQRLFGRKSEQSSDPDSPQLEMFNEAESLAEAAAEAPAAEVEEEVVAPTKCRGKRKPLPAELPRVEVIHELPEHELTCECGCRKQAIGEETSEQLEIIPMQVQVIRHIRKTYACKACESAPVTADKPAQLIEKSLASPSVLAMLLTSKYADGIPLYRFEKMLSRHGIDIPRQTLARWVIQCGELLQPLLNLMRDRLLDSPVIHCDETRVQVLKEPGRDPSSHSWMWVQTGGPPGKPVILFDYTTSRAQEVPLRLLDGYRGYLMTDDYAGYNAVAAQQGVERLACWAHARRKFVEAQKVQPKGKTGRADIALGMINKLYGIERELKDASDEQRYRGRQQHSLPLLDQLKTWLEKTQPQVTAQNALGKAVNYLASNWSRLERYIEAGHLPIDNNAAERAIRPFVIGRKNWLLSDTPKGATASAQLYSLVETAKTNGQEPYAWLRHVLERLPLANSVEAYEALLPWNCQPTTPL from the coding sequence ATGATTTCTGTGCCCGAAACCCTTCCTGATGACCCCGCCGCGCTCAAGCAATTGCTCGCTGAGGTGTTGTCGTCGGCGCAGGAATTGGCCAAGGACAAGGATGGGCAGATCGAGCGCCTGCGCGAACAAAACGCGCTGTTGATCCAGCGCCTGTTCGGCCGTAAATCCGAGCAGAGCAGCGACCCGGATTCACCGCAGCTAGAGATGTTCAACGAAGCGGAAAGCCTGGCCGAAGCGGCGGCTGAAGCTCCGGCCGCTGAGGTCGAGGAAGAAGTCGTTGCGCCGACCAAGTGCCGCGGCAAGCGCAAGCCGTTACCGGCCGAACTACCGCGTGTCGAGGTCATCCACGAACTGCCCGAACACGAACTGACCTGCGAATGCGGTTGCCGCAAGCAGGCCATCGGCGAAGAAACCAGCGAGCAGCTGGAAATCATCCCGATGCAGGTTCAGGTGATCCGCCACATTCGCAAGACCTATGCCTGCAAGGCCTGCGAAAGCGCGCCGGTCACCGCTGACAAACCGGCCCAACTGATCGAGAAAAGCCTGGCCAGCCCGAGCGTGCTGGCGATGCTGCTGACCAGCAAATACGCCGACGGCATCCCACTGTATCGCTTCGAAAAGATGCTCAGTCGCCATGGCATCGACATCCCCCGGCAGACCCTGGCGCGCTGGGTGATCCAGTGCGGCGAACTGCTACAACCGTTGCTCAACCTGATGCGCGACAGGCTGCTGGACAGTCCGGTGATCCACTGCGATGAAACCCGCGTGCAGGTGCTCAAGGAGCCTGGGCGCGATCCGAGCAGCCACTCCTGGATGTGGGTGCAGACCGGTGGCCCGCCTGGCAAACCGGTGATCCTCTTCGACTACACAACCAGCCGCGCGCAGGAGGTGCCGCTGCGCCTGCTCGACGGTTATCGCGGCTACCTGATGACCGACGATTACGCCGGCTACAACGCCGTGGCCGCACAACAAGGTGTTGAGCGCCTGGCCTGCTGGGCGCATGCGCGGCGCAAGTTCGTCGAAGCGCAAAAGGTGCAACCGAAGGGCAAAACCGGGCGTGCCGACATCGCGTTGGGGATGATCAACAAGCTCTACGGCATCGAGCGCGAACTTAAGGATGCCAGCGATGAACAGCGCTACCGGGGCCGCCAGCAGCACAGCCTACCGCTCCTCGATCAGCTCAAGACCTGGCTGGAGAAAACCCAGCCGCAGGTCACGGCGCAGAATGCCCTGGGCAAAGCAGTGAACTACCTGGCGAGCAACTGGAGCCGACTCGAACGCTACATCGAGGCTGGCCACCTGCCGATCGATAACAACGCTGCCGAGCGCGCGATCCGGCCCTTCGTCATAGGTCGCAAGAACTGGCTGTTGAGCGACACGCCGAAAGGCGCGACCGCCAGCGCCCAACTCTACAGCCTGGTGGAAACCGCCAAGACCAATGGCCAGGAGCCCTACGCCTGGCTGCGCCATGTCCTCGAACGCCTGCCGCTGGCCAACAGCGTTGAAGCCTACGAAGCGCTGCTGCCTTGGAACTGCCAACCAACGACGCCACTGTAA
- a CDS encoding IS630 family transposase, producing MARPAAPFFLSPSDADMLQGWLRMGSLPQSIGQRARILLLLANGLTPKEISEQLQVSAPVVFKWRKRYQETGLEGLSDLRRSGAPRKLNEAKIKEILTLTTQRVPREATHWSLRLMAKYAGGSIWQVAQVWAAADLKPHRLKTFKISNDPHFADKVVDVVGLYLNPPDNALVLSVDEKTQIQALDRTQPMLPLKPGQIERRTHDYKRHGTASLYADFDILTGKVIGRITQRHRAKEFLEFLRQIDRSTPAELDLHVILDNSSTHKTAAVREWLEKHPRFKLHFTPTSASWLNAVEGWFAQLERRALYRDAFSSVADLRAAIRRFIEAHNEHSAKPFRWSKTAESIISSVHRAKLAVIRNELLD from the coding sequence ATGGCCCGGCCAGCAGCCCCATTCTTCTTGAGTCCCAGTGATGCCGACATGCTGCAAGGCTGGTTACGCATGGGATCGCTGCCTCAGAGCATCGGCCAGCGGGCCAGAATTCTGTTGCTGCTGGCCAACGGTCTCACGCCCAAGGAGATCAGCGAGCAGCTGCAAGTCTCTGCGCCAGTGGTCTTCAAATGGCGTAAACGCTACCAGGAGACCGGTCTGGAGGGGCTGAGTGACCTGCGGCGCAGTGGAGCGCCTCGCAAGCTCAACGAAGCGAAGATCAAGGAAATCCTGACGCTGACGACCCAGCGAGTCCCGCGCGAAGCTACCCACTGGAGCCTACGGTTGATGGCCAAGTACGCTGGGGGCAGCATCTGGCAGGTCGCACAGGTGTGGGCTGCTGCCGACCTCAAGCCGCACCGGTTGAAAACCTTCAAGATCAGTAACGACCCGCACTTTGCAGACAAAGTGGTCGATGTCGTCGGGCTCTATTTGAATCCGCCCGACAACGCCCTGGTGCTATCTGTTGACGAAAAAACACAGATCCAGGCGCTGGACCGCACACAGCCCATGCTGCCGCTCAAGCCCGGGCAGATTGAGCGGCGGACGCATGACTATAAGCGCCACGGTACGGCCAGTCTGTACGCAGACTTTGACATCCTGACGGGTAAGGTCATCGGCCGTATCACCCAGCGGCACAGGGCCAAGGAGTTTTTGGAGTTCCTTCGACAGATCGACCGCAGCACTCCCGCCGAGCTGGACCTGCATGTAATTCTGGACAACAGCTCGACTCACAAGACCGCTGCCGTCAGGGAATGGCTGGAGAAGCATCCCCGTTTCAAGCTGCACTTCACACCGACCAGCGCCTCGTGGCTGAACGCCGTGGAGGGCTGGTTTGCGCAACTGGAAAGACGGGCGCTTTATCGTGATGCCTTCAGCAGCGTGGCTGACCTGAGAGCGGCGATACGTCGCTTCATTGAGGCTCATAACGAACATTCGGCTAAGCCGTTCCGCTGGAGCAAAACGGCTGAGTCGATTATCAGCTCCGTGCATCGAGCAAAGCTGGCTGTAATTCGGAATGAGTTATTGGATTAA
- a CDS encoding BatD family protein produces the protein MSRLLCTLLLGLLALNVSAQSLTASVDRTRLDAGESVELTLESNDATLFGKPDLQPLNELFEVLGTRQVNRLTSGSNGAQASTRWIVTLQPKHSGYVVIPPLNLGQLQSDPITLHVQQAVSADDSRLAPVFIDTSLDQESVYVQAQTVLTLRIYHSVSLYDDSSLTQLDMPLARVEALGKPRTYEKDINGVRHGVIELRYAIFPQESGELLIPSQAFTATAVDRSASNAYNPFGPRPGKVVRVRSPEIPLTVKAKPASYPADAPWLPARALSLSEVWSPQPETARVGDSLTRSLLLKAEGLASAQLPPLPATQIAGLRRYPDQPQLANQASDNGLVASREEREALVASREGMIALPAIEVLWWNTTTDQLERSSLPARNLQVAANPNLESLPIETEQAASNDSATIRLWPWQLSSAVLSLTTLLGFTLWWRALRQPAVIPSQQTGPSPRDLLDDLKRSCLVNDSQATRHALDAWARQQPETLAEMAARFTPLSDALDGLNGALYSESGQHWQGRNLWLAIRSLPTAEDPESPASPETSALPPLYPR, from the coding sequence ATGAGCCGACTGCTCTGTACCCTTCTGCTTGGCCTGCTGGCCCTGAATGTCAGCGCGCAAAGCCTGACCGCCAGCGTCGACCGCACCCGCCTGGATGCCGGTGAGAGCGTTGAGCTGACTCTGGAATCGAATGACGCCACACTGTTCGGCAAGCCCGATCTGCAGCCGCTCAACGAACTGTTTGAGGTGCTCGGTACCCGCCAGGTCAACCGCCTGACCAGCGGCAGCAATGGCGCCCAGGCCAGCACGCGCTGGATCGTTACTCTGCAGCCCAAGCACAGTGGCTATGTGGTGATACCGCCGCTGAACCTCGGCCAACTGCAAAGCGATCCGATTACCCTGCACGTACAACAGGCCGTCAGTGCCGATGACAGCCGCTTGGCGCCAGTGTTCATCGACACCAGTCTGGACCAGGAAAGCGTCTACGTGCAGGCGCAAACCGTGCTGACACTGCGCATCTACCACTCCGTTTCACTGTACGACGACAGCAGCCTGACCCAACTGGACATGCCCCTGGCGCGCGTTGAAGCCCTGGGTAAGCCACGCACTTATGAGAAAGACATCAACGGCGTGCGCCATGGCGTGATTGAACTGCGTTACGCGATCTTCCCTCAGGAAAGTGGCGAACTGTTGATCCCCTCGCAGGCCTTTACCGCCACGGCGGTTGATCGCTCCGCCAGCAATGCCTACAACCCGTTCGGTCCGCGTCCGGGCAAGGTGGTGCGAGTCCGCTCGCCGGAAATTCCGCTGACGGTAAAGGCCAAGCCTGCCAGCTACCCGGCAGACGCTCCCTGGCTGCCAGCGCGCGCCCTCAGCCTGAGTGAAGTCTGGAGCCCGCAGCCGGAAACCGCCCGCGTCGGTGACTCGCTGACCCGCAGCCTGCTGCTCAAGGCTGAAGGGCTGGCCAGTGCACAACTGCCGCCCTTGCCGGCCACCCAGATTGCCGGCCTGCGCCGTTATCCCGATCAACCGCAACTGGCCAACCAGGCCAGCGATAACGGGCTGGTGGCCAGCCGTGAAGAACGCGAAGCACTGGTGGCCAGTCGCGAGGGCATGATTGCCTTACCGGCGATCGAAGTACTGTGGTGGAACACCACGACCGATCAACTCGAACGCAGCAGCTTGCCAGCGCGTAACCTGCAGGTGGCCGCCAACCCGAACCTGGAGAGCCTACCGATTGAAACCGAGCAGGCAGCATCAAACGACAGCGCCACTATACGACTCTGGCCCTGGCAGCTGAGTAGCGCAGTACTGAGCCTGACCACCTTGCTCGGCTTCACCCTCTGGTGGCGCGCCCTCCGTCAGCCTGCCGTCATACCCTCGCAGCAGACGGGGCCCAGCCCGCGCGACCTGCTTGACGACCTCAAGCGCAGCTGCCTGGTCAACGACTCGCAAGCCACTCGCCACGCCCTCGACGCCTGGGCACGGCAACAGCCAGAAACCCTGGCTGAGATGGCTGCACGCTTCACCCCGCTGTCAGATGCATTAGATGGCCTTAATGGCGCCCTCTACAGCGAAAGCGGCCAACACTGGCAGGGACGCAACCTGTGGCTAGCGATACGCAGCCTACCGACTGCAGAAGACCCGGAAAGTCCTGCGAGTCCTGAAACCAGCGCATTACCTCCGTTGTATCCGCGCTAA